Proteins from a genomic interval of Prevotella sp. E13-27:
- a CDS encoding HTH domain-containing protein — protein sequence MEKRGSGLTRICNETKALDGYKDELKPVFKSTPTQFQTIIFASSDAPNVGDHDGDVSETKLTERQQKILNLIKESPTITGKQMSETLSVSQRTIERDLSALQKNGVLKRDGKDNDGVWVVLEKKD from the coding sequence ATGGAGAAACGAGGTAGCGGACTCACACGCATCTGTAATGAGACCAAAGCATTAGATGGATACAAGGATGAACTGAAGCCTGTGTTCAAATCTACTCCGACTCAATTTCAAACCATCATTTTTGCCTCTTCCGACGCCCCGAATGTCGGAGACCATGACGGAGACGTGTCGGAGACGAAACTTACTGAGCGTCAGCAGAAAATCCTGAATCTCATCAAAGAGTCTCCGACAATTACTGGCAAACAAATGTCGGAGACTTTGTCGGTGAGCCAACGCACCATCGAACGCGACCTCTCTGCGTTACAAAAAAATGGTGTTCTGAAGCGTGACGGCAAGGACAATGATGGTGTGTGGGTGGTGCTTGAAAAAAAAGACTAG
- a CDS encoding helix-turn-helix domain-containing protein, which yields MGGSIFFGIDNDGIVKGLDDVQHVCETISSRIRDYMDPLPEVEMIPHDIDGLHILQLKVNAGHYIPYYYVGDGQRIAFVRVGDESLPATAEQMVRLVLKGSNKTYDSLHTDYKAEDYAFTILANTFKDRTKQEWDKKYLLSFGLVTGTGNLTNAGALFADDCPLWQSRLYCTRWDGKEKGLYGETR from the coding sequence TTGGGTGGTTCCATTTTCTTTGGTATTGATAATGATGGAATTGTTAAAGGACTTGATGATGTGCAGCATGTATGTGAGACTATCAGTAGCAGGATTCGTGACTATATGGATCCCCTGCCAGAGGTGGAGATGATTCCCCATGATATAGATGGTCTGCACATCTTGCAACTCAAAGTCAACGCAGGGCATTATATCCCATATTACTACGTTGGAGATGGTCAGCGTATTGCATTTGTCCGAGTTGGTGATGAGAGTCTTCCTGCCACGGCAGAGCAAATGGTACGTTTAGTACTGAAAGGTTCTAATAAAACCTACGATTCCCTTCACACAGATTATAAAGCGGAAGACTATGCTTTCACGATATTGGCGAATACTTTCAAAGACCGCACTAAACAAGAATGGGACAAAAAATATCTCTTGTCGTTTGGGCTGGTAACTGGCACAGGGAACCTTACGAATGCGGGCGCACTGTTTGCCGATGATTGCCCACTCTGGCAGTCTCGCCTTTATTGTACCCGATGGGATGGAAAGGAAAAGGGCCTATATGGAGAAACGAGGTAG
- a CDS encoding sigma-70 family RNA polymerase sigma factor → MDIEELIERWRQGDEDALGSLYKAYHRQMTGICQRIVGNRQVAEELAHDAFLLAFAKMDQLRNPQRFEAWLTSITTNVARRYMQRHHDPTMLPLSTLTEEELVQETAQPKEKPLPTMAELMAAVDALPNGYGQVFKLSVIEEMSHKEIAEIMGIAAHSSSSQLSRAKKMLQKTLAHYWLLWLLPLLLPIAYFFFKIDKQSDDITPIVTRQDNNKNKSTEPTSPNVTRPVISIALRDTTRRTAAVPNIQQPRDSITATDTIPHTVEPSDTMIINNEPLPEMRHNSDTHIADLSPENRKVEESIQSNWSLDMSFSGSIYEQSQYSPFAFKGMVKNGSITSERMEMKLVDFKKWSDYADYLSEYPDGGDNHDVILNIAKNNASQPGTDEIVRKSHHYMPITWSLALRYKFNSNFGLETGINYSRLKSEFEVGSDGNAIDEQQTIHYLGIPLKGLYNIYNRRQWSIYGSMGVKLEIPVYTPLNTNYYLNGKKEATEKSALNAPQQWSVGTGLGLQYNLTPNLGFFVEPSLQYYIPTGGSIETYRTEHPFTFSVPLGIRVTW, encoded by the coding sequence ATGGACATAGAAGAACTCATAGAAAGATGGCGACAAGGCGACGAGGATGCACTTGGAAGCCTGTATAAGGCATATCACCGGCAGATGACGGGGATATGCCAACGCATCGTAGGCAATCGACAAGTGGCAGAGGAATTGGCACATGATGCATTTTTGCTGGCCTTTGCCAAGATGGACCAATTGCGCAATCCACAACGCTTCGAAGCATGGCTGACAAGCATCACAACTAATGTGGCCAGACGGTATATGCAGCGTCACCATGATCCAACTATGCTTCCTCTTTCGACGCTCACAGAAGAGGAGTTGGTCCAAGAGACAGCGCAGCCTAAAGAAAAGCCTTTGCCGACGATGGCCGAACTGATGGCCGCTGTCGATGCACTGCCAAACGGCTATGGTCAGGTGTTCAAGTTGTCGGTCATTGAGGAAATGTCGCACAAGGAAATTGCAGAAATCATGGGCATTGCAGCCCATTCGTCTTCTTCTCAACTATCACGAGCCAAGAAGATGCTGCAAAAGACGCTCGCACACTACTGGTTGCTATGGCTTCTGCCGTTGCTGCTTCCTATCGCATATTTCTTCTTTAAGATTGATAAGCAGTCAGACGATATTACGCCAATAGTAACGAGGCAAGATAATAACAAGAACAAATCGACCGAGCCGACGAGTCCGAATGTGACGCGCCCAGTGATTTCTATAGCGCTAAGAGACACGACTCGCAGAACGGCGGCGGTTCCCAACATTCAACAGCCAAGAGACAGCATCACCGCCACCGATACGATTCCACACACTGTAGAACCTTCGGACACTATGATCATCAATAACGAGCCGTTGCCAGAAATGCGTCACAACAGCGATACGCATATTGCTGACTTATCACCTGAGAATCGAAAGGTGGAAGAGAGCATACAGTCGAATTGGTCACTGGATATGTCATTTAGTGGAAGCATCTACGAGCAGAGCCAATATAGTCCATTCGCTTTCAAGGGGATGGTTAAGAATGGATCTATCACCAGCGAGCGTATGGAAATGAAGCTCGTTGACTTCAAGAAATGGAGTGATTACGCCGATTATCTGTCAGAATATCCCGACGGAGGCGACAACCACGATGTCATCCTTAATATTGCGAAGAACAATGCCAGCCAACCTGGTACTGACGAAATAGTGCGCAAGAGCCATCACTATATGCCTATCACTTGGTCTTTGGCATTGAGATATAAGTTCAATAGCAACTTCGGACTGGAAACGGGAATAAACTATAGCCGTCTGAAATCTGAATTTGAGGTGGGCAGCGACGGAAACGCCATCGACGAGCAGCAGACCATCCACTACCTCGGCATACCGTTAAAGGGCTTGTATAATATATATAATCGTAGGCAATGGAGCATCTACGGAAGCATGGGTGTAAAGTTGGAAATACCTGTCTATACTCCGCTGAACACTAACTATTACTTGAATGGCAAAAAGGAGGCTACCGAAAAGAGCGCTCTGAACGCACCACAGCAGTGGTCTGTTGGAACAGGCCTCGGCCTGCAGTATAATCTCACGCCCAACCTCGGTTTCTTTGTCGAACCCAGCCTGCAATACTATATCCCGACGGGCGGAAGCATAGAGACCTACCGCACGGAGCATCCGTTCACGTTCTCCGTGCCGCTGGGCATTCGCGTCACTTGGTAA
- a CDS encoding class I SAM-dependent methyltransferase: MQQRHLNRKQYFCELASTAREFYLDYVKADITLTPATRVLEIGCGEGGNLLPFAEKGCKVTGIDICQKRIEEAQDFFTERHQKGTFICQDFLLTEVPKTETDKFDLILIHDVIEHIEPSYKKDFMLHIKHFLKQSGIVFFGFPTWHNPFGGHQQIAVGFGSKLPFIHLLPKPLYQALLKLSGASSNNINELMSIRDSRMTVEKFERLVSETNYAICQRTLWLINPHYKQKFHINPRCQWTFFANIPYLRNFYTTSAWYLLRQALNQ; the protein is encoded by the coding sequence ATGCAACAGAGACATCTTAACAGGAAACAATATTTCTGCGAGTTGGCAAGCACAGCCCGCGAGTTCTACCTTGACTACGTGAAAGCAGATATTACGCTTACACCTGCCACCCGTGTCCTGGAAATCGGATGTGGCGAGGGAGGCAACCTGCTTCCCTTCGCAGAAAAAGGCTGTAAGGTGACAGGAATAGACATCTGTCAGAAGCGCATTGAAGAGGCACAGGATTTCTTTACAGAGCGTCATCAGAAAGGCACATTTATCTGCCAAGATTTCCTCCTTACAGAAGTTCCCAAAACCGAAACAGACAAGTTCGACCTCATACTCATTCATGATGTTATAGAACATATCGAGCCGTCTTACAAAAAGGATTTTATGCTTCATATCAAACACTTTCTCAAACAGAGTGGTATCGTGTTCTTCGGCTTCCCCACCTGGCACAACCCTTTCGGAGGACATCAGCAAATAGCTGTTGGCTTTGGCTCCAAACTGCCTTTCATCCACCTTTTGCCCAAACCTCTTTACCAAGCATTGCTAAAGTTAAGTGGAGCCAGTTCCAATAACATCAATGAACTAATGAGCATTCGAGATTCACGTATGACCGTCGAGAAATTCGAGCGCTTGGTTTCTGAAACAAACTACGCCATCTGCCAACGCACCCTTTGGCTCATCAACCCACACTACAAGCAAAAGTTTCACATAAATCCCCGTTGCCAATGGACTTTCTTTGCCAATATCCCATATTTACGTAACTTCTATACTACATCTGCGTGGTATTTGCTACGTCAAGCCCTAAATCAATAA
- a CDS encoding WD40/YVTN/BNR-like repeat-containing protein — protein MKLMKFRSYILIVLLILPFDASAQLFHPLDLGFNGGERQGNFSQPRMHVESDRLFVCTNQGLYAKDLSADNSAWQLVGFEGVPLQDYARRGSDILALRSNEGGSFLLLSHDGGQTYEDVTPGIPSKKEYERFFSLASHPTDQNTLMVSSNGQGILLSTDFGQTWECLTEFVYGNPAATFIGFHPARPNIIYNSGEGIIFEGHIKISYDGGQTWNDHGNSLGFPGDNCVHQPTFHPTNPDRWLAGGEGCVFLSDDNGQTWSCQNYWGDETRMAYWIFSAFDNEHPDTVYMAGCLGRNGQKDACIKLMCSTDGGHSWHPSQVMTSKREHDRINDLQQYGNRLVIYSESGVYEVSKAELVAKSTTDIRSVASDQKESPIYDLQGRKVVEPHHGIYIKNGRIILK, from the coding sequence ATGAAACTGATGAAATTCAGGAGCTACATCTTAATTGTTCTCCTCATTCTTCCCTTTGACGCCTCGGCCCAGCTTTTCCATCCCCTCGACCTCGGCTTCAACGGAGGTGAGCGGCAAGGCAATTTCTCCCAGCCCAGAATGCACGTCGAGAGTGATAGGCTATTCGTCTGCACCAATCAGGGCCTCTATGCCAAAGACCTTTCGGCAGACAACAGCGCGTGGCAACTTGTAGGCTTCGAGGGCGTGCCGCTACAGGACTATGCCCGACGTGGCAGCGACATTCTGGCCTTGCGCAGTAATGAGGGCGGCAGTTTCCTGCTCCTGTCGCACGACGGCGGGCAGACTTACGAGGACGTAACACCTGGAATCCCCAGCAAGAAGGAATACGAGCGTTTTTTTAGTCTGGCAAGCCATCCTACAGACCAGAACACACTGATGGTCTCGTCAAACGGTCAAGGCATATTACTCTCTACAGACTTTGGTCAGACTTGGGAGTGCCTGACGGAATTCGTTTATGGGAACCCTGCGGCAACTTTCATCGGCTTTCACCCTGCACGTCCGAACATCATCTACAATAGTGGAGAAGGAATTATTTTTGAAGGCCATATCAAAATCAGTTACGACGGTGGCCAGACATGGAACGACCACGGCAATTCACTCGGCTTCCCCGGTGACAACTGCGTTCACCAGCCGACATTCCATCCCACCAACCCCGACCGTTGGCTGGCAGGCGGCGAAGGATGCGTATTCCTCTCCGACGACAACGGCCAGACGTGGAGCTGTCAGAACTATTGGGGCGATGAAACACGCATGGCCTACTGGATCTTCTCAGCATTCGACAACGAGCATCCCGACACGGTATATATGGCGGGATGTCTGGGGCGAAATGGCCAGAAGGATGCTTGCATAAAACTGATGTGTTCCACCGATGGCGGACATTCATGGCATCCGTCACAGGTAATGACATCCAAAAGGGAGCATGATAGGATAAACGACCTGCAGCAATATGGTAATCGCCTTGTCATTTATTCCGAGTCAGGTGTCTATGAGGTTTCCAAGGCAGAACTTGTTGCCAAGAGCACCACAGACATTCGTAGCGTCGCATCTGACCAGAAAGAATCCCCGATCTATGACCTCCAGGGCCGAAAGGTTGTTGAACCACATCATGGAATCTACATCAAAAATGGACGGATAATCTTGAAATAA
- a CDS encoding type II toxin-antitoxin system RelE/ParE family toxin has translation MNIEFDNAALEELYTTGTTKDSQYKKLSKDIVKRFIKVVNYLKAARRLEDLFLIKSLHYEKKKGDLNGVDAVWINDQYRLFFYSSPDESGIIVNALIFEISKHYE, from the coding sequence ATGAACATTGAATTCGATAATGCGGCATTAGAGGAGTTGTACACCACAGGAACAACCAAGGACAGCCAGTATAAGAAGCTGTCCAAGGACATTGTGAAACGATTCATCAAGGTGGTTAACTATCTTAAAGCTGCTCGGCGACTGGAAGATCTATTCCTTATTAAGTCGCTCCACTATGAGAAGAAGAAAGGTGATCTGAATGGTGTAGATGCTGTATGGATTAACGATCAGTACCGCCTGTTCTTCTATAGTTCTCCCGATGAAAGCGGAATAATTGTAAACGCATTGATATTTGAAATTTCCAAGCATTATGAGTAA
- a CDS encoding HigA family addiction module antitoxin, translated as MSKKVLTPFIATHPGEMIKDELKERGMTQKQLADETGIKASVLSETINGKRSVSLNVAVALEKALGIPADIWMNMQTQHDLDTANIAERDNQRETVSVTIPIRDRNLLQELVRKFGWACVF; from the coding sequence ATGAGTAAGAAAGTTCTAACCCCATTTATTGCTACACATCCTGGTGAAATGATTAAGGATGAACTTAAAGAACGTGGTATGACACAGAAGCAACTCGCTGACGAGACTGGCATCAAGGCATCCGTACTCAGCGAGACCATCAACGGTAAACGTTCGGTATCGCTCAACGTGGCTGTAGCCTTGGAGAAAGCACTTGGCATCCCTGCTGACATTTGGATGAACATGCAGACACAGCATGACCTCGATACAGCCAATATCGCTGAACGTGATAACCAGCGAGAGACTGTCTCGGTTACAATCCCTATTCGTGACAGGAATCTGTTACAAGAACTCGTCCGTAAATTCGGATGGGCGTGTGTATTCTGA
- a CDS encoding helix-turn-helix domain-containing protein, translating to MKQKYAVVVLFALIIASSMVSLTSYKTTEKLVTEDVNQALAKALDEQQSDVISADTIQVFNSHLQIEGLRGNAVLAVDTKKGFRPRPQVSTATILSLSDQRPSMILWSMVLLWSLFCLYQHRRLSALGLYGGLALQDGRFVNAKGCEVKLTPMQQQLMEMLWQSPSHQLSKAEICDALWPKKPDTSETLYTLIRRLKPIIEEHSNLKIESDRGKSYGLKVR from the coding sequence ATGAAACAGAAATACGCAGTAGTGGTGCTCTTTGCACTGATAATCGCTTCGAGTATGGTGAGCCTGACGAGTTATAAGACAACGGAGAAGCTGGTGACCGAGGATGTGAATCAGGCATTGGCCAAGGCTCTGGATGAACAGCAGTCGGACGTGATCAGTGCTGACACTATTCAGGTGTTCAACAGTCATCTGCAAATAGAGGGGTTGAGAGGAAATGCAGTTTTGGCGGTGGACACCAAGAAAGGATTCCGTCCTCGTCCGCAAGTGTCGACAGCCACGATTCTCTCACTCTCTGACCAGCGTCCTTCGATGATTCTATGGTCGATGGTGCTTTTGTGGAGCCTGTTCTGCCTGTATCAGCATAGGCGGCTGTCAGCATTAGGACTTTATGGCGGCTTGGCTCTGCAAGATGGGCGGTTCGTCAATGCCAAAGGCTGCGAAGTAAAGCTAACCCCGATGCAGCAGCAGCTGATGGAGATGCTGTGGCAGTCGCCCTCGCATCAGTTGTCGAAAGCAGAGATTTGCGATGCGCTTTGGCCCAAGAAACCCGATACAAGCGAGACACTTTACACCCTTATCCGACGCCTGAAGCCTATCATAGAAGAACATTCCAACCTCAAAATCGAGTCAGACAGGGGAAAGTCATACGGTCTGAAAGTCAGGTAG
- a CDS encoding RNA polymerase sigma factor produces MERSAFEQKARTWREKALNVSRHYGAGEDMAEDIAQDVMLRLWQMHDELERFRSVEAIVTLMAKHTLRDLQRRRTAESLEEATIVSLTSSPQEELESKENEEWLTMKLQQLPTTQRTLLYMRQEERRSHEEIAQLLGIETTSVSTLLARARRTLLEEIKRRNKR; encoded by the coding sequence ATGGAAAGAAGTGCATTTGAACAGAAAGCCCGCACGTGGCGAGAGAAAGCGCTCAATGTGAGCCGACACTACGGGGCGGGCGAAGATATGGCAGAGGACATCGCACAGGATGTGATGCTCCGTCTGTGGCAGATGCACGACGAACTGGAGCGGTTCCGGTCAGTAGAGGCTATCGTTACGCTGATGGCGAAACACACGCTGAGGGATCTCCAGAGGCGGCGGACAGCCGAATCGCTTGAGGAGGCCACCATCGTCAGTCTTACCAGCAGTCCGCAAGAAGAACTGGAGTCAAAGGAAAACGAGGAATGGCTCACGATGAAACTACAGCAACTGCCCACCACGCAACGCACCTTATTATATATGCGCCAAGAGGAACGGCGGAGCCACGAAGAGATTGCCCAACTATTGGGTATCGAAACGACATCAGTAAGCACGCTCCTGGCAAGGGCAAGACGAACATTATTGGAAGAAATAAAACGGAGGAATAAACGATGA